A single genomic interval of Cupriavidus sp. MP-37 harbors:
- a CDS encoding alpha/beta fold hydrolase yields the protein MDASEPLPASPAAPPYVVHPARGALPGWREAGQGRPLLLLHGWSVDGTAFDGQRALALAGFRVIAPDHAGHGLSRQRAGAGVAALARDVAALVAHLGLADVVVAGWSMGAMVAWALLRDQPQLPLAAVGSIDMTPRMITGPGWPHGLHGHYDMAHASQMADRVRADWLRLAPSVASGLWAAGRRPEPAATQRIAHMARQCDATVLAGLWEDMARQDFRDTLRAARLPLFHLYGAASRLYAPSVGLATRALHPAAGFSVVPEAGHSPHMEQAPAFNAALIALIRDADQASTR from the coding sequence TTGGACGCTTCCGAACCGCTCCCTGCCAGTCCCGCCGCGCCGCCCTATGTCGTCCATCCGGCACGCGGGGCCCTGCCCGGCTGGCGCGAAGCCGGACAGGGCCGGCCCTTGCTGCTGCTGCATGGCTGGTCGGTCGACGGCACGGCCTTCGACGGACAGCGCGCACTGGCGCTGGCCGGCTTCCGCGTGATCGCCCCCGACCATGCCGGCCACGGCCTGTCGCGGCAGCGCGCGGGCGCTGGCGTCGCAGCGCTTGCGCGCGACGTGGCCGCGCTGGTCGCGCATCTGGGACTGGCTGACGTGGTGGTGGCGGGCTGGTCGATGGGCGCGATGGTGGCCTGGGCACTGTTGCGCGACCAGCCGCAGCTGCCGCTGGCGGCGGTGGGCAGCATCGACATGACGCCCCGCATGATTACCGGCCCGGGCTGGCCGCATGGGCTGCACGGCCATTACGACATGGCCCACGCCAGCCAGATGGCGGACCGTGTGCGCGCCGACTGGCTCCGGCTGGCGCCGTCGGTGGCATCAGGCTTGTGGGCGGCGGGCCGGCGTCCGGAGCCGGCGGCGACGCAGCGCATCGCGCACATGGCGCGGCAGTGCGACGCCACGGTGCTGGCCGGCTTGTGGGAAGACATGGCGCGGCAGGATTTCCGCGACACGCTGCGCGCGGCGCGGCTGCCGCTGTTCCATCTGTATGGAGCAGCCAGCCGGCTGTACGCGCCGTCGGTGGGCCTCGCCACGCGGGCCTTGCACCCCGCGGCGGGGTTCAGCGTGGTGCCCGAGGCCGGCCACAGCCCGCATATGGAGCAGGCGCCAGCCTTCAATGCCGCGCTGATCGCGCTGATCCGGGACGCGGATCAGGCCAGCACGCGGTAG
- a CDS encoding TetR/AcrR family transcriptional regulator, which translates to MSTTQTGDTGIADADATGPAGGMGPPKTARGQKTREALLRAAEKVFGEKGYYAASISEITQEAKVAMGTFYLYFKDKEDIFRALVAHMLELVRAHLRKHVAAAETQMEAERLGLKAFLSFVSRHKNLYRIVLDSYSVDETIYSSYFQVFAELYSRRLTRAEEQGEIVPGDAEVRAWCLIGISNFLGMRYARWKRPPSMEKVVDTAFDLIAHGLQPRQTR; encoded by the coding sequence ATGTCCACCACCCAGACTGGCGACACCGGCATAGCCGACGCCGACGCCACCGGCCCTGCCGGCGGCATGGGCCCGCCCAAGACCGCGCGCGGGCAGAAGACACGCGAAGCGCTGCTGCGCGCCGCCGAGAAGGTGTTCGGCGAGAAGGGCTACTACGCCGCGTCGATCTCCGAGATCACGCAGGAAGCCAAGGTGGCGATGGGCACCTTCTACCTGTACTTCAAGGACAAGGAAGATATCTTCCGCGCGCTGGTCGCGCACATGCTGGAACTGGTGCGCGCGCACCTGCGCAAGCACGTTGCCGCCGCCGAAACCCAGATGGAGGCCGAGCGCCTGGGCCTGAAGGCGTTCCTGTCCTTCGTTTCGCGCCACAAGAACCTGTACCGGATCGTACTGGATTCTTACTCGGTCGACGAGACCATCTACAGCAGCTATTTCCAGGTGTTCGCCGAGCTCTACAGCCGGCGCCTGACCCGCGCCGAAGAGCAGGGCGAGATCGTGCCCGGCGATGCCGAGGTGCGCGCCTGGTGCCTGATCGGGATCAGCAATTTCCTCGGCATGCGCTATGCGCGCTGGAAGCGGCCGCCTTCGATGGAGAAGGTGGTCGACACCGCTTTCGACCTGATCGCGCACGGCCTGCAGCCGCGCCAGACGCGATAG
- a CDS encoding substrate-binding domain-containing protein yields the protein MHRNPHALRVLAMAAALLGAGAALAKDIRIAHVYDKTGALEAYAKQTQTGLMMGLEYATNGTMTVNGNKLVVIEKDTQGKPDVAKAQLAAAYSDDRADIAVGPTSSGTALAMLPVAEEYKKVLLVEPAVADSITGDKWNRYIFRTGRNSSQDAISNAVALDKPGVQIATLAQDYAFGRDGVKAFKGALKHARIVHEEYLPTNTTDFTAGAQRLFDSLKDKPGRKVIFIIWAGAGNPFKIADLDPKRYGIEIATGGNILPAMASYKNFPGMEGATYYYFGIPKNKANEWLVSNHYSKFKTPPDFFTAGGMSAGIALVEALKKTHGDTGTDKLIAAMEGMSFDTPKGRMTFRKEDHQAMQSMYHFKIKVDPAFAWGVPELVREIRPEEMNVPVRNHR from the coding sequence ATGCATCGCAACCCCCACGCTCTGCGCGTCCTCGCCATGGCCGCCGCGCTGCTCGGCGCCGGCGCCGCGCTGGCCAAGGACATCCGCATCGCGCACGTCTATGACAAGACCGGCGCGCTCGAGGCCTATGCCAAGCAGACCCAGACCGGCCTGATGATGGGCCTGGAATACGCCACCAACGGCACCATGACCGTCAACGGCAACAAGCTGGTGGTGATCGAGAAAGACACCCAGGGCAAGCCGGACGTGGCCAAGGCCCAGCTGGCCGCGGCCTACAGCGACGACCGCGCCGACATCGCGGTGGGCCCGACTTCATCCGGCACGGCGCTGGCGATGCTGCCGGTGGCCGAGGAATACAAGAAGGTGCTGCTGGTCGAGCCCGCCGTGGCCGACTCCATCACCGGCGACAAGTGGAACCGCTATATCTTCCGCACCGGCCGCAATTCGTCGCAGGACGCGATTTCGAATGCGGTGGCGCTGGACAAGCCGGGCGTGCAGATCGCCACGCTGGCGCAGGACTATGCCTTCGGCCGCGACGGCGTCAAGGCCTTCAAGGGCGCGCTCAAGCACGCCAGGATCGTGCATGAGGAGTACCTGCCGACCAATACCACCGACTTCACCGCGGGGGCGCAGCGGCTGTTCGATTCGCTCAAGGACAAGCCCGGCCGCAAGGTGATCTTCATCATCTGGGCCGGCGCCGGCAACCCGTTCAAGATCGCCGACCTGGACCCCAAGCGCTACGGCATCGAGATCGCCACCGGCGGCAACATCCTGCCCGCGATGGCCAGCTACAAGAACTTCCCGGGCATGGAAGGGGCCACGTACTACTACTTCGGCATCCCCAAGAACAAGGCCAACGAATGGCTGGTGTCCAACCACTACAGCAAGTTCAAGACGCCGCCCGACTTCTTTACCGCCGGCGGCATGAGCGCGGGCATCGCCCTGGTCGAGGCCCTGAAGAAAACGCATGGCGACACCGGCACCGACAAGCTGATCGCGGCGATGGAAGGCATGTCGTTCGACACCCCCAAGGGCAGGATGACCTTCCGCAAGGAAGACCACCAGGCGATGCAGTCGATGTACCACTTCAAGATCAAGGTGGACCCGGCCTTTGCCTGGGGCGTGCCGGAGCTGGTGCGCGAGATCAGGCCCGAGGAAATGAACGTGCCCGTGCGCAACCACCGCTGA
- a CDS encoding ABC transporter ATP-binding protein, translating to MLETQGLTIRFGGHVAVNAVSCAFRPGELTCIVGPNGAGKTTYFNLISGQLPPTAGQILLDGEDVTRLPVSQKTRRGIGRAFQLTSLFPQLSVLENVRLAVQARQQRGIDLFSMWSGHRDLQAQAIAILERVALAGKRQLAVASLPHGDQRKLEVGILLALQPRVFMFDEPTAGMSVDEVPVILDLIREIRQDRSKTVLLVEHKMDVVRSLADRIIVLHNGTLVADGDPAEVIASPVVQQAYLGLPEEEGRHG from the coding sequence CTGCTGGAAACGCAGGGGCTGACCATTCGCTTTGGCGGCCACGTTGCCGTCAATGCGGTGTCGTGCGCGTTCCGGCCCGGCGAGCTGACCTGCATCGTCGGGCCCAACGGCGCCGGCAAGACCACGTATTTCAACCTGATCTCGGGGCAGTTGCCGCCCACCGCCGGGCAGATCCTGCTCGATGGCGAGGACGTGACGCGCCTGCCGGTGTCGCAGAAGACCCGGCGCGGCATCGGCCGCGCGTTCCAGCTGACCAGCCTGTTCCCGCAGCTGTCGGTGCTGGAGAACGTGCGGCTGGCGGTGCAGGCGCGGCAGCAGCGCGGCATCGATTTGTTCTCGATGTGGTCGGGCCACCGCGACCTGCAGGCGCAGGCCATAGCCATCCTGGAGCGCGTGGCGCTGGCCGGCAAGCGGCAGCTGGCGGTGGCGTCGCTGCCGCACGGCGACCAGCGCAAGCTGGAGGTCGGCATCCTGCTCGCGCTGCAGCCGCGCGTGTTCATGTTCGACGAGCCCACCGCGGGCATGAGCGTCGACGAAGTGCCGGTGATCCTGGACCTGATCCGCGAGATCCGCCAGGACCGCAGCAAGACCGTGCTGCTGGTCGAGCACAAGATGGACGTGGTGCGCTCGCTCGCCGACCGCATCATCGTGCTGCACAACGGCACGCTGGTGGCCGACGGCGACCCGGCCGAGGTGATCGCGTCGCCGGTGGTGCAGCAGGCTTACCTGGGCCTGCCCGAAGAGGAGGGCCGCCATGGCTGA
- a CDS encoding ABC transporter ATP-binding protein, protein MADVTAAEPILQLQGVQTHIGPYHILHGVSFAVPRGGVTMLLGRNGAGKTTTLRTIMGLWQASAGTVRFNGADITRHSTPAIAQAGIAYVPENMSVFSDLTVAENMRLAARTGAIDERRLDWVFRMFPALKTFWHQRAGVLSGGQKQMLSVARAIIEPRQLLIVDEPTKGLAPAIIQNMIHVFRELKQTEVSILLVEQNFHMAKSVGDTVAVMDDGRTVHTGTMAALAEDEGLQQRLLGLSLAAHQ, encoded by the coding sequence ATGGCTGACGTGACCGCGGCGGAGCCGATCCTGCAACTGCAGGGCGTGCAGACCCATATCGGCCCGTATCACATCCTGCATGGCGTCAGCTTCGCGGTGCCGCGCGGCGGCGTGACCATGCTGCTGGGGCGCAACGGTGCCGGCAAGACCACCACGCTGCGCACCATCATGGGCCTGTGGCAGGCCAGCGCCGGCACGGTCCGCTTCAACGGCGCCGACATCACGCGCCACAGCACGCCGGCGATCGCGCAGGCCGGCATTGCCTACGTGCCCGAGAACATGAGCGTGTTCTCCGACCTGACCGTGGCCGAGAACATGCGCCTGGCCGCCCGCACCGGCGCCATCGACGAACGCCGGCTGGACTGGGTGTTCCGCATGTTCCCGGCGCTGAAGACCTTCTGGCACCAGCGCGCCGGCGTGCTGTCGGGCGGGCAAAAGCAGATGCTGTCGGTGGCGCGCGCCATCATCGAGCCGCGCCAGCTGCTGATCGTCGACGAGCCGACCAAGGGCCTGGCGCCGGCGATCATCCAGAACATGATCCATGTGTTCCGCGAGCTGAAGCAGACCGAGGTGTCGATCCTGCTGGTGGAGCAGAACTTCCATATGGCGAAGTCGGTGGGCGATACGGTGGCGGTGATGGACGACGGCCGTACGGTGCATACCGGCACGATGGCGGCACTGGCGGAGGATGAAGGGCTGCAGCAGCGGCTGCTGGGTTTGTCGCTGGCGGCGCATCAGTAG
- a CDS encoding branched-chain amino acid ABC transporter permease: MTTSTTLPAASPAAPPGVRLDWTPLALAPLLMLLAFPLIGSPSTWLTLTIAGLAMGMIIFVVSSGLTLVFGLMDVLNFGHGAFIALGAYVAASVLLPLAGWVEADSLALNLSVFALAIVAAMVAAGAVGLFFERVVVRPVYGQHLKQILITMGGMIVAEQLIKAIWGPETIALQVPTTFRGAVLLGDAAIEKYRLIAMALGLVIFIAMLLLLNRTRIGLLIRAGVENREMVEALGYRVRRLFIGVFVAGAALAGLGGVLWGLYQQNITAAIGAQVNVLIFIVIIIGGLGSTTGCFVGALLVGLMANYTGFLFPKVALFSNILLMMLILLWRPQGLFPVARR, encoded by the coding sequence ATGACAACTTCAACCACCTTGCCGGCCGCAAGCCCGGCCGCACCGCCCGGCGTCCGCCTCGACTGGACCCCGCTGGCGCTCGCCCCGCTGCTGATGCTGCTGGCCTTCCCCCTGATCGGCAGTCCCTCCACCTGGCTGACGCTGACCATTGCCGGCCTGGCGATGGGCATGATCATCTTCGTGGTCTCGTCCGGCCTGACGCTGGTGTTCGGCCTGATGGACGTGCTCAACTTCGGCCATGGCGCCTTCATCGCACTGGGCGCGTATGTCGCGGCCTCGGTGCTGCTGCCGCTGGCGGGCTGGGTCGAGGCCGACAGCCTGGCGCTGAACCTGTCGGTCTTTGCCCTGGCGATCGTCGCGGCGATGGTCGCGGCCGGCGCGGTCGGGCTGTTTTTCGAGCGCGTGGTGGTGCGTCCGGTCTACGGCCAGCACCTGAAGCAGATCCTGATCACGATGGGCGGCATGATCGTCGCCGAGCAGCTGATCAAGGCGATCTGGGGCCCGGAAACCATCGCGCTGCAGGTGCCCACCACCTTCCGCGGCGCGGTGCTGCTGGGCGACGCCGCGATCGAAAAGTACCGGCTGATCGCGATGGCGCTGGGGCTGGTGATCTTCATCGCCATGCTGCTGCTGCTCAACCGCACCCGCATCGGCCTGCTGATCCGCGCTGGCGTCGAGAACCGCGAGATGGTCGAGGCGCTCGGCTACCGCGTGCGCCGCCTGTTTATCGGCGTGTTCGTCGCGGGGGCGGCGCTGGCCGGGCTGGGCGGGGTGCTGTGGGGGCTGTACCAGCAGAACATCACCGCGGCGATCGGCGCGCAGGTCAATGTGCTGATCTTCATCGTGATCATCATCGGCGGGCTCGGTTCGACCACGGGCTGTTTCGTCGGCGCGCTGCTGGTGGGGCTGATGGCCAACTACACCGGCTTCCTGTTCCCCAAGGTGGCGCTGTTTTCCAACATCCTGCTGATGATGCTGATCCTGCTGTGGCGCCCGCAAGGGCTGTTCCCGGTGGCGCGGCGCTGA
- a CDS encoding branched-chain amino acid ABC transporter permease produces MIRLLSGDLPRSRVLAALLLLILVALACAPFAFPGARALNMAAKICIFVVLVASYDLLLGYTGIVSFAHTMFFGIGGYGVAIAMSRMEPGWGALLAGTAGALAVSALLAFLIGLFSLRVRAIFFAMITLAVATAFATLVSQLSEWTGGEDGLTFKVPEVLRPGFMLADTEWLGVPLSGRLLSYYLVFAGALVLFLALLRIVNSPFGRVLQAIRENDFRAEAIGYRTVVYRTVSTVLSAMFATLAGVLMAVWLRYNGPDTSLSFEIMVDILLIVVIGGMGTLYGAVIGTVLFLVAQTYLQDVMKLASDGTAALPLLSALLHPDRWLLWLGLLFVLSVYYFPQGVVGRLRGSAPVQDIAS; encoded by the coding sequence ATGATCCGACTTCTCTCCGGCGACCTGCCGCGCAGCCGCGTGCTGGCGGCGCTGTTGCTGCTGATCCTGGTGGCGCTGGCGTGCGCGCCGTTTGCGTTCCCCGGCGCGCGCGCGCTCAACATGGCGGCCAAGATCTGCATCTTCGTCGTGCTGGTGGCCAGCTACGATTTGCTGCTGGGCTATACCGGCATCGTCTCGTTCGCCCACACCATGTTCTTCGGCATCGGCGGCTATGGCGTGGCCATCGCCATGTCGCGCATGGAGCCGGGCTGGGGCGCATTGCTGGCCGGTACCGCCGGCGCGCTGGCGGTGTCGGCGCTGCTGGCGTTCCTGATCGGCTTGTTCTCGCTGCGGGTGCGGGCGATTTTCTTCGCCATGATCACGCTGGCGGTGGCCACCGCCTTCGCCACGCTGGTCTCGCAGCTGTCGGAGTGGACCGGCGGCGAGGACGGCCTGACCTTCAAGGTGCCCGAGGTGCTGCGGCCCGGCTTCATGCTGGCCGACACCGAATGGCTGGGCGTGCCGCTGAGCGGCAGGCTGCTCAGCTACTACCTGGTATTTGCCGGCGCGCTGGTGCTGTTCCTGGCGCTGCTGCGCATCGTCAACTCGCCCTTTGGCCGGGTGCTGCAGGCGATCCGCGAGAACGACTTCCGTGCCGAGGCGATCGGCTACCGCACCGTGGTGTACCGCACCGTGTCGACGGTGCTGTCGGCCATGTTCGCCACGCTGGCGGGCGTGCTGATGGCGGTCTGGTTGCGCTACAACGGCCCCGACACCTCGCTGTCGTTCGAGATCATGGTCGACATCCTGCTGATCGTGGTGATCGGCGGCATGGGCACGCTCTACGGCGCGGTGATCGGCACCGTGCTGTTCCTGGTGGCGCAGACCTACCTGCAGGACGTGATGAAGCTGGCCAGCGACGGCACCGCCGCGCTGCCGCTGCTGTCGGCGCTGCTGCACCCCGACCGCTGGCTGCTGTGGCTGGGCCTGCTGTTCGTGCTGAGCGTCTATTATTTTCCGCAGGGCGTGGTGGGGCGGCTGCGCGGCAGCGCGCCGGTCCAGGACATCGCCAGCTGA
- a CDS encoding long-chain fatty acid--CoA ligase: MYVIDWLHRNAQHFPDKVALVDVESGRHVTYRHVDERASRFAEYLRDHLRLAPGTRVAVLAHNSSDYLEMLYGCAKAGMVMVCLNWRLPAAELLPILQDCTPQVLVAGDGFLGVAAELARAMPLRAVLHLADDEAADVPGGWTEYEAVLDAASGRIIEMPCRDEHEIWHLLYTSGTTGKPKGVIQTYGMVFFNAVNAMLANQITRDDVFLNVLPFFHTGGLNLYANPVLHAGGTVHIMRQFEPQAVLARLDRGSGEGITMFFAVPAIYLFLSQHPRFAQTDLSGVRNMAAGGSPVPRPLLEAYLAKGVTIRFGFGMTETGPTVFVCDEDTARRKLGSIGKPVGSMLTRIVDPLGVEVGPGERGELLIKGPGVTPGYWNLPEATAQALRDGWLHSGDIAYCDEDGDYYIVDRAKDMFISGGENVYPAEVENVLFQLPGVAEAAVIGTPDPRWGEVGMALVVLRPGAALDADAVVAHCKAHLAGYKVPRQVRFLEALPRTPSGKVEKHKLRAGLAGNNG, from the coding sequence ATGTACGTGATCGACTGGCTGCACCGGAACGCGCAGCATTTCCCCGACAAGGTCGCGCTGGTGGACGTGGAGAGCGGCCGCCACGTGACCTATCGCCATGTCGACGAGCGCGCCAGCCGCTTTGCCGAATACCTGCGCGACCATCTGCGCCTGGCACCGGGCACGCGCGTGGCGGTGCTGGCGCACAACAGCTCTGACTACCTCGAGATGCTGTATGGCTGCGCCAAGGCGGGCATGGTGATGGTATGCCTGAACTGGCGCCTGCCCGCGGCCGAACTGCTGCCGATCCTGCAGGATTGCACTCCGCAAGTGCTGGTGGCGGGCGACGGCTTCCTCGGCGTGGCGGCGGAGCTCGCCCGTGCCATGCCGTTGCGCGCGGTGCTGCACCTGGCCGATGACGAAGCCGCCGACGTGCCCGGCGGCTGGACCGAATATGAAGCCGTGCTCGATGCCGCGTCCGGACGCATCATCGAGATGCCGTGCCGCGACGAGCATGAAATCTGGCACCTGCTGTACACCTCCGGCACCACCGGCAAGCCAAAGGGCGTGATCCAGACCTACGGCATGGTGTTCTTCAACGCCGTCAACGCGATGCTGGCGAACCAGATCACGCGCGATGACGTATTCCTCAACGTGCTGCCGTTCTTCCATACCGGGGGGCTGAACCTGTACGCCAACCCGGTGCTGCACGCCGGCGGCACGGTGCACATCATGCGGCAGTTCGAGCCACAGGCGGTGCTGGCCCGGCTCGACCGCGGCAGCGGCGAGGGCATCACCATGTTCTTCGCGGTGCCGGCGATCTACCTGTTCCTGAGCCAGCATCCGCGCTTTGCCCAGACGGACTTGTCGGGCGTGCGCAATATGGCGGCAGGCGGCTCGCCGGTGCCGCGGCCATTGCTGGAGGCCTACCTGGCCAAGGGCGTGACCATCCGCTTCGGCTTCGGCATGACCGAGACCGGACCCACGGTGTTTGTTTGCGACGAGGACACCGCGCGCCGCAAGCTCGGCAGCATCGGCAAGCCGGTCGGGTCGATGCTGACCCGCATCGTCGATCCGCTCGGCGTGGAGGTAGGCCCTGGCGAGCGCGGCGAATTGCTGATCAAGGGGCCGGGCGTGACGCCGGGCTACTGGAACCTGCCCGAGGCCACCGCGCAGGCGCTGCGCGACGGCTGGCTGCATTCCGGCGACATCGCCTATTGCGACGAAGACGGCGACTACTACATCGTCGACCGCGCCAAGGACATGTTTATCTCGGGCGGCGAGAACGTCTATCCGGCCGAGGTCGAGAACGTGCTGTTCCAACTGCCGGGCGTGGCCGAGGCCGCGGTGATCGGCACGCCAGACCCGCGCTGGGGTGAGGTCGGCATGGCGCTGGTGGTGCTGCGCCCCGGTGCCGCGCTGGACGCCGATGCCGTGGTCGCCCACTGCAAGGCGCACCTGGCCGGCTACAAGGTGCCGCGCCAGGTGCGCTTTCTCGAGGCGTTGCCGCGCACGCCGTCCGGCAAGGTGGAAAAGCACAAGCTGCGTGCGGGCCTTGCCGGCAACAACGGCTGA
- a CDS encoding D-(-)-3-hydroxybutyrate oligomer hydrolase, which translates to MQSTQHSPRWHRGLRLTALAAAASLLAACGSSDDNGNGNGGKPNTKPAYIGAVTINSYDGATDDLLTAGLGKDGLASSTAPLPLNPTAPTAAELRRYAIYTNYRAIVDTSAGGGYGSLYGPNVDAQGNVTASEGKVAGVEYLAYSDDGSGQQNVTMLVQIPTTFNPARPCLITATSSGSRGVYGAIGTGEWGLKRGCAVAYTDKGTGAAPHDLDTDTVALIDGTRTTRAAAGNNAHFAAPAGATSLAEFTAANPHRLAFKHAHSQRNPEKDWGKFTLQAVEFALWAINDRFGAVSANGTRQRTLDQDKVLVIASSVSNGGGAAVAAAEQDGGGLIDGVAVAEPNLNMPPNTGIVVRRGAAQVAASGLTLYDYTTTANLLQHCAGRATALTQAPFYANPTMAPFFAARCQTLAEKGLVTGANTDQQSASALQALRAAGWEPESDDLHPSLAAFDVAAAIAVTYANAYAQASVTDRLCGYSFAATLTDLKPAAIAPAPLASMYATGNGIPPQAPVQLINDRDPQHGPYLNLPSVSASTQRADLNYDGASCLRNLLTGSDAAALALQAGQALTLRNGNLRGKPALIVHGRSDALLPVNHTSRPYLGLNRQQEGVTSKLSYVEVENAQHFDAFIGVVPGYSNRYVPLHVYLNRALDAVYDNLTTGKALPPSQVVRTTPRGGTLNTPAPALLPTNVPPIAATPAPGNAITVNANTVQVPD; encoded by the coding sequence ATGCAATCCACGCAGCATTCGCCGCGGTGGCACCGCGGCCTCAGGCTCACGGCACTGGCGGCGGCCGCATCGCTGCTGGCGGCCTGCGGGTCCAGCGACGACAACGGCAACGGCAACGGCGGCAAGCCCAATACCAAGCCCGCCTATATCGGCGCGGTCACCATCAACAGCTACGACGGCGCCACCGACGACCTGCTGACCGCGGGCCTCGGCAAGGACGGGCTGGCCAGCAGCACGGCACCGCTGCCGCTCAACCCGACCGCGCCGACCGCGGCCGAACTGCGGCGCTATGCGATCTATACCAACTACCGCGCCATCGTCGACACCAGCGCCGGCGGCGGCTATGGCTCGCTCTACGGGCCCAACGTCGATGCGCAGGGCAACGTCACCGCGTCGGAAGGCAAGGTCGCGGGCGTCGAGTACCTGGCGTATTCGGACGACGGCTCGGGCCAGCAGAACGTGACCATGCTGGTGCAGATCCCGACCACGTTCAACCCCGCCAGGCCGTGCCTGATCACCGCGACGTCGTCGGGCTCGCGCGGCGTGTATGGTGCCATCGGCACCGGCGAGTGGGGCCTGAAGCGCGGCTGTGCGGTGGCCTATACCGACAAGGGCACCGGTGCCGCGCCGCATGACCTCGATACGGACACGGTGGCGCTGATCGACGGCACCCGCACCACGCGCGCGGCCGCCGGCAACAACGCGCACTTCGCCGCGCCCGCCGGCGCCACCTCGCTGGCGGAATTCACTGCCGCCAATCCGCACCGGCTCGCGTTCAAGCACGCGCATTCGCAGCGCAACCCGGAGAAGGACTGGGGCAAGTTCACGCTGCAGGCGGTGGAGTTTGCGCTGTGGGCCATCAATGACCGCTTCGGCGCCGTGTCGGCCAACGGCACGCGCCAGCGCACGCTGGACCAGGACAAGGTGCTGGTGATCGCATCGAGCGTGTCCAATGGCGGCGGCGCCGCGGTGGCGGCCGCGGAGCAGGATGGCGGCGGCCTGATCGACGGCGTGGCGGTGGCCGAGCCCAACCTGAACATGCCGCCCAACACCGGCATCGTGGTGCGCCGCGGCGCGGCCCAGGTGGCGGCTTCGGGCCTGACGCTGTACGACTACACCACCACGGCCAACCTGCTGCAGCACTGCGCCGGGCGCGCCACCGCGCTGACCCAGGCGCCGTTCTACGCCAACCCCACCATGGCGCCGTTCTTCGCCGCGCGCTGCCAGACGCTGGCCGAGAAAGGGCTGGTCACCGGCGCCAACACGGACCAGCAGAGCGCCAGCGCGCTGCAGGCGCTGCGGGCCGCGGGCTGGGAACCGGAATCGGATGACCTGCACCCGTCGCTGGCTGCGTTCGACGTAGCGGCCGCGATCGCGGTCACCTACGCCAACGCCTATGCGCAAGCCAGCGTGACCGACCGCCTGTGCGGCTACAGCTTTGCCGCGACGCTGACGGACCTGAAGCCCGCCGCGATCGCGCCGGCCCCGCTGGCGTCGATGTACGCGACCGGCAACGGCATTCCGCCGCAGGCGCCGGTCCAGCTGATCAATGACCGCGATCCGCAGCACGGGCCTTACCTGAACCTGCCGTCCGTATCCGCCTCGACCCAGCGCGCCGACCTGAACTACGACGGCGCCAGCTGCCTGCGCAACCTGCTGACCGGCTCCGATGCGGCGGCACTGGCACTGCAGGCCGGCCAGGCGCTGACGCTGCGCAATGGCAACCTGCGCGGCAAGCCGGCGCTGATCGTGCATGGGCGCAGCGACGCGCTGCTGCCGGTCAACCATACCTCGCGCCCGTACCTGGGCCTGAACCGCCAGCAGGAAGGCGTGACCAGCAAGCTGTCCTACGTCGAGGTCGAGAACGCCCAGCATTTCGATGCCTTCATCGGCGTGGTGCCGGGCTACAGCAACCGCTATGTGCCGCTGCACGTCTACCTGAACCGGGCCCTCGACGCGGTCTACGACAACCTGACCACGGGCAAGGCGCTGCCGCCGTCGCAGGTGGTGCGGACCACGCCGCGCGGCGGCACCCTCAACACGCCGGCGCCGGCGCTGCTGCCGACCAACGTGCCGCCGATCGCCGCCACGCCGGCGCCCGGCAACGCCATCACCGTCAACGCCAATACCGTACAGGTGCCCGACTGA